A stretch of the Porifericola rhodea genome encodes the following:
- a CDS encoding Gfo/Idh/MocA family protein yields the protein MHNTTHHISLLGTGLIGSFYAMTLLSHRRRDKIEAVYSRSEERGKKFAKQWNIERSYTNLKKAAQDDKTDTVIVALPNHLHKEAIMAAIEAGKSVLCTKPLAMNGQEALEILEAVEKAGVYHGYLEDLAYTSKTLDALKAVRRGALGDILWTRSREAHPGPHSDWFWDSEKSGGGAIIDMGCHCIEIGRNFVGKDVKPLEVMCWADTLVKPINAEDHAVGLVRYETGAVTQFEVSWAFRGGMDLRDEVSGTEGTLRLDHFLNTGYDFFTAVGMRGYVAEKAEQETGWLSPVGDEIHALGYDQMFTDMFDAMDRQQSPMETFYDAYIVNSIMDACYASAKSKKWEPVNLPLWRGSSDAIRQHGAKEYDVDHWLIKEEHLPDGRKKVILKVKEGGKIIEKVLNG from the coding sequence ATGCACAACACAACCCACCATATTAGCCTTTTAGGCACCGGTCTGATTGGATCTTTCTATGCCATGACACTTCTGAGCCACCGACGCAGAGACAAAATTGAGGCGGTATACTCACGCTCAGAAGAGAGAGGGAAAAAATTCGCAAAACAATGGAATATAGAGCGTAGCTATACAAACCTTAAAAAGGCTGCTCAGGATGATAAGACAGATACTGTAATTGTAGCATTACCAAATCACCTTCATAAAGAAGCAATAATGGCTGCCATAGAAGCGGGTAAGTCAGTACTCTGTACCAAACCGCTGGCCATGAATGGGCAGGAGGCCCTGGAGATACTTGAAGCTGTGGAAAAAGCAGGTGTTTATCATGGCTATCTGGAAGACCTTGCATACACTTCCAAAACACTGGATGCGCTTAAAGCAGTACGCCGTGGTGCCTTAGGCGATATACTCTGGACCCGCTCACGTGAGGCACACCCTGGACCGCATTCCGACTGGTTTTGGGATAGTGAAAAGTCCGGTGGTGGAGCTATTATTGACATGGGGTGCCATTGCATAGAGATTGGGAGAAATTTTGTAGGTAAGGATGTAAAGCCACTGGAAGTGATGTGTTGGGCAGATACTCTGGTGAAACCCATTAATGCTGAAGATCATGCGGTAGGGCTGGTACGGTACGAGACCGGAGCGGTAACCCAGTTTGAAGTAAGCTGGGCGTTTAGAGGGGGAATGGACCTGAGAGACGAGGTGTCAGGTACTGAAGGAACTCTCCGACTGGACCATTTTCTGAATACAGGTTACGATTTTTTTACTGCAGTAGGTATGCGAGGCTATGTAGCGGAAAAAGCGGAGCAGGAAACAGGCTGGCTATCTCCGGTAGGCGATGAAATTCATGCCCTGGGCTATGATCAGATGTTTACAGATATGTTTGACGCTATGGACAGGCAGCAAAGCCCCATGGAAACTTTTTATGATGCCTACATTGTCAATTCCATTATGGATGCCTGCTACGCATCTGCCAAATCTAAAAAATGGGAGCCGGTAAACCTTCCATTATGGAGAGGGAGCAGCGATGCCATCAGGCAGCATGGTGCTAAAGAATATGATGTGGATCACTGGCTTATTAAAGAGGAACACCTCCCTGATGGTAGAAAGAAAGTAATCTTAAAGGTAAAAGAGGGCGGTAAAATTATAGAGAAAGTACTAAATGGCTAA
- a CDS encoding phytanoyl-CoA dioxygenase family protein: MKLYPEFTDRHLAEFERDGYVIIRNFFSEEEVKLIYETSLQDQVIRAHSFDFNDSKGLRTKLALWYTPQDDVYGMYSRSARMLNAAEKIMGGGVGHYHSKLMQKEPKKGGAWEWHQDYGYWYNNGFLYPEMLSIMLALTEANQQNGCMQVLKGSHRMGRVEHNIAGEQVGARMEKVDEALKRHELVYVELQAGDALFFHCNLLHRSDSNNSDNSRWSLISVYNKLSNKPYKDEPASCYTPLQKVEDDMLLKIGAKGIDDAADFLSSEKDKKFKEKIE; the protein is encoded by the coding sequence ATGAAACTATATCCTGAATTTACTGACCGTCACCTTGCGGAATTTGAGCGGGATGGCTATGTGATTATAAGAAATTTCTTTTCTGAGGAAGAAGTTAAATTGATCTATGAGACTTCGCTTCAGGATCAGGTAATCAGAGCACATTCGTTTGATTTTAACGATAGCAAAGGATTGCGTACCAAGCTGGCGCTGTGGTATACTCCTCAGGATGATGTTTATGGTATGTATAGTCGTTCTGCTCGTATGCTTAATGCTGCGGAAAAAATTATGGGCGGTGGTGTAGGGCATTATCATTCTAAACTGATGCAAAAAGAGCCCAAAAAAGGTGGCGCTTGGGAGTGGCATCAAGACTATGGCTATTGGTATAACAATGGCTTTCTCTATCCTGAAATGCTGAGCATTATGCTGGCACTTACCGAAGCCAACCAGCAAAATGGGTGTATGCAGGTGCTTAAAGGCTCTCATCGTATGGGGCGGGTGGAGCACAATATAGCCGGAGAGCAGGTAGGTGCTCGTATGGAAAAGGTAGATGAAGCCCTGAAACGCCACGAACTGGTCTATGTAGAGCTACAAGCCGGAGATGCTCTTTTCTTTCATTGCAACCTGCTCCACCGTTCGGATAGTAACAATAGCGATAATTCACGCTGGTCGCTTATTTCAGTCTATAATAAATTGAGCAATAAGCCCTACAAAGATGAACCTGCCTCATGCTATACTCCCTTGCAAAAGGTAGAAGATGATATGCTACTAAAGATAGGTGCAAAAGGTATAGACGATGCTGCTGATTTTTTAAGCAGTGAAAAAGACAAGAAGTTTAAAGAAAAGATTGAATAG
- a CDS encoding anti-sigma factor: MNINEWIKSGIIEAYVLGELSEEKVREVEDMAQEYPEVQEEIEQTEMVMEELAMKSSIQPSNDVKNNILSKIDEQDKPTKSDRPIYLQSDNDKTKKLSLWQYISVAASILVLLSSALAIYYHQQWKSTENELTSYISRNETLAQEYQSLRSDFQQIQEQQEIFQNPAFTQVKLNGTDFSPNSFALVYWNAESEQVYLSPAGLPSPESGKQYQLWAIVDGKPQNAGVFDIQNALLDMEQIAKASAFAITLEPAGGSQSPTLEAMYVLGEV; encoded by the coding sequence ATGAATATCAATGAATGGATAAAATCAGGTATCATTGAGGCCTATGTCTTAGGAGAGCTAAGCGAAGAGAAGGTACGTGAAGTAGAAGATATGGCTCAGGAATACCCCGAAGTACAGGAAGAGATAGAACAGACCGAAATGGTAATGGAAGAACTTGCCATGAAGTCTTCCATACAGCCCTCTAACGACGTTAAAAACAACATTTTAAGCAAAATAGATGAGCAGGACAAACCTACCAAAAGCGATAGGCCTATCTATTTACAGAGTGATAACGATAAGACAAAGAAGCTTAGCTTATGGCAATATATATCGGTAGCAGCATCTATACTTGTATTGCTAAGCAGTGCACTGGCCATTTACTATCACCAGCAGTGGAAGAGTACCGAAAATGAACTTACCAGCTACATCAGCCGAAACGAAACCTTAGCTCAGGAATACCAAAGCCTGCGAAGCGATTTTCAGCAGATACAGGAGCAGCAGGAGATATTCCAGAACCCTGCTTTTACGCAGGTAAAATTAAATGGCACCGATTTCTCTCCAAATTCTTTTGCGCTTGTATACTGGAATGCAGAGTCAGAGCAGGTGTATCTTAGCCCTGCTGGCTTGCCAAGCCCTGAAAGTGGCAAGCAGTACCAACTCTGGGCCATAGTGGATGGCAAACCGCAGAACGCAGGCGTATTTGATATACAAAACGCTCTTTTGGATATGGAGCAGATCGCCAAGGCTTCGGCCTTTGCTATTACGCTGGAGCCAGCTGGAGGAAGTCAGTCTCCTACTTTAGAGGCTATGTATGTGCTTGGTGAGGTCTAG
- a CDS encoding RNA polymerase sigma factor, translated as MEQDQLVKLLRKKDKAALSFLYDHYSGAIYGIIQRIVLQEEVAEEVLQDAYLRYWNKIEHFDPEKGRLFTWMVRIARNLALDKLRSKGMKQSNKSESITDHVSILDKQLHTKSVTDPIGLDEVLKELSDDQLFVVEKLYFRGYTQSELAKEYNIPLGTVKTRLRAAMVKLRKLIVP; from the coding sequence GTGGAGCAAGATCAACTCGTAAAACTACTTCGGAAAAAAGATAAGGCGGCTCTCTCCTTTCTTTATGATCACTATAGTGGTGCTATTTACGGAATTATTCAGCGGATAGTCCTTCAGGAAGAAGTAGCAGAAGAGGTATTGCAGGATGCTTATTTACGTTACTGGAATAAAATAGAACATTTTGACCCTGAAAAAGGCCGGCTATTCACCTGGATGGTGCGTATTGCCCGCAACCTGGCTTTAGACAAACTTCGTTCTAAAGGCATGAAGCAAAGCAACAAATCCGAAAGCATTACTGATCACGTAAGTATACTTGACAAGCAATTACATACTAAGAGCGTAACTGATCCCATAGGCCTGGATGAGGTATTGAAAGAACTTAGCGACGACCAGCTTTTTGTAGTAGAGAAACTGTATTTTCGTGGCTATACACAGTCAGAGCTAGCCAAAGAATATAATATTCCGCTCGGTACGGTAAAAACCCGACTGAGAGCTGCAATGGTCAAGCTTAGAAAACTAATTGTGCCATGA
- a CDS encoding DUF192 domain-containing protein yields the protein MSKPHKGPNPPHEEKVTKVSSARKMLIILGVIAIIIAVVYWLREDAGEVSYVPDEMGSEPAFVKEGELYFVDSLSNDTLAHIAIEVADDDAQRQQGLMYRSSMEDSTGMLFIFERARPQTFWMKNTKIPLDIMYVDEDSSIIMIYKSVMPYSEKSVPSYDPALYVVEVNGGFSSRNNIKEGDRISFKLN from the coding sequence ATGAGTAAGCCGCATAAGGGCCCTAATCCGCCACACGAAGAGAAAGTAACCAAAGTCTCCTCAGCTCGCAAAATGCTGATTATACTGGGAGTAATTGCCATCATTATAGCAGTAGTCTATTGGCTGAGAGAAGATGCCGGAGAGGTGAGCTATGTGCCTGATGAAATGGGCAGCGAACCTGCCTTTGTAAAAGAAGGCGAACTTTATTTTGTGGATAGTCTGAGTAATGATACGCTCGCCCACATTGCTATAGAAGTAGCCGACGATGATGCACAGCGCCAGCAGGGACTAATGTACCGCTCCAGCATGGAAGACTCTACTGGCATGCTATTTATTTTTGAGCGTGCGCGCCCGCAGACTTTCTGGATGAAAAACACTAAAATTCCGCTGGACATTATGTACGTAGACGAAGACTCCAGCATTATCATGATTTACAAATCAGTTATGCCATATTCGGAAAAGTCGGTGCCTTCTTATGATCCGGCTCTGTATGTGGTGGAGGTAAATGGTGGCTTCAGTAGCAGAAATAATATTAAAGAGGGAGACCGTATCAGCTTTAAGCTAAACTAA
- a CDS encoding SIMPL domain-containing protein produces MNNNKFFGLVALFVLMAGVGQAQSTQDKELVKKIEVYGKAEKEIIPDEIYFSVTLKEYIGDDKRKVEIDKLERELYNAVRKIGVAEEDFQIENVFGYNYDQYWRNKKKDREDFLAQKQYRVKFENLNNINRLFEYLDPKGIQHANISEYSHSQIERYRRELKVEALRNAKEKAEYLLLGIDEKRGEVLEVQEMDNDYQQPVMYKARSMAMMDMAESGGMQAPQIDFQTIKIKYEVRAVFKIL; encoded by the coding sequence ATGAACAACAATAAATTTTTTGGCCTTGTGGCCCTATTCGTTTTGATGGCTGGCGTTGGCCAGGCTCAAAGTACTCAAGATAAAGAGCTTGTGAAAAAAATAGAAGTGTACGGCAAAGCTGAGAAAGAGATTATACCAGACGAAATTTACTTCTCTGTCACTCTTAAAGAATACATAGGAGATGATAAAAGGAAAGTAGAAATTGATAAACTGGAAAGAGAACTATATAATGCAGTGCGAAAAATTGGTGTGGCTGAAGAGGACTTTCAGATAGAGAATGTGTTTGGCTATAATTACGATCAGTACTGGAGAAACAAGAAAAAAGACAGAGAAGATTTTCTGGCTCAGAAGCAATACCGAGTTAAATTTGAAAATCTGAACAATATCAATCGCTTGTTTGAATACCTGGACCCTAAAGGTATACAGCATGCTAACATTTCTGAGTATTCTCATTCGCAGATTGAGCGCTATCGTAGGGAACTTAAAGTTGAAGCATTACGCAATGCCAAAGAGAAAGCAGAATATCTGTTGCTGGGTATAGACGAAAAGAGAGGAGAAGTGCTGGAAGTACAGGAGATGGATAATGACTATCAGCAGCCGGTAATGTACAAAGCGCGCAGCATGGCTATGATGGACATGGCAGAGTCAGGAGGAATGCAGGCGCCTCAGATTGATTTTCAAACGATTAAAATCAAATATGAAGTAAGAGCCGTTTTTAAGATTCTTTAA
- a CDS encoding O-acetylhomoserine aminocarboxypropyltransferase/cysteine synthase family protein — translation MAETHKFETLQLHAGQQPDPTTGSRAVPLYQTTSYNFKDADHGANLFALKEFGNIYTRIMNPTTDVFEQRIAALEGGVAALAVASGQAAQFIALNNICDVGDNIVSTNYLYGGTYNQFKIAFKRIGIDVKFVQGDDPADYEKKIDEKTKAIYIETIGNPGFNIPDFEAISAIAKKHDIPLVVDNTFGTGGYLFRPIEHGADIVTASATKWIGGHGTSIGGVIIDSGNYDWGNGKFPQFSEPAEGYHGIVFSDVFGKNNPLGLPNIAFAIRARVEGLRDFGPAISPFNSFMLIQGLETLSLRVDRTVSNALDLARWLEQHEAVESVNYPGLESSKYHELAKKYLKRGFGGVLTFKLKGDLEKAKKFVNSMKLVSHLANVGDAKTLIIHPASTTHSQLSEHEQAHSGVHPTQLRVSVGIEHIDDIKADFEQAFKQVSESVSV, via the coding sequence ATGGCAGAGACGCATAAATTTGAAACCTTACAACTGCATGCCGGGCAGCAGCCCGACCCTACTACAGGTTCAAGAGCGGTTCCTTTGTACCAAACTACTTCTTACAACTTTAAAGACGCAGACCACGGTGCTAACCTCTTTGCTCTCAAGGAGTTTGGTAATATTTATACCCGTATTATGAACCCTACTACCGATGTGTTTGAGCAGCGAATCGCTGCCCTGGAGGGTGGGGTAGCCGCTCTGGCAGTAGCTTCCGGGCAGGCAGCTCAGTTTATTGCGCTAAATAATATTTGCGATGTAGGAGATAATATTGTTTCTACCAACTACCTGTATGGAGGTACTTACAACCAGTTTAAAATTGCATTTAAGCGAATTGGCATAGATGTAAAATTCGTTCAGGGAGATGATCCTGCCGATTACGAAAAGAAAATTGACGAGAAAACTAAAGCCATCTACATAGAAACTATTGGTAACCCTGGCTTTAACATTCCTGACTTTGAAGCTATTAGTGCGATAGCTAAAAAGCACGATATACCATTGGTAGTAGACAATACTTTTGGTACCGGAGGCTACCTTTTCCGCCCTATAGAACATGGCGCTGATATTGTTACTGCTTCGGCCACTAAGTGGATCGGAGGGCATGGTACCAGTATTGGTGGGGTAATTATAGACTCAGGCAACTACGATTGGGGTAATGGTAAATTTCCTCAGTTCTCTGAGCCGGCAGAAGGTTATCATGGTATAGTATTCTCTGATGTATTTGGTAAAAATAACCCCTTAGGTTTGCCAAACATTGCTTTTGCAATACGCGCCAGAGTAGAAGGGCTGCGCGATTTTGGTCCTGCTATCAGTCCATTCAACTCTTTTATGCTGATTCAGGGGTTGGAAACGCTTTCTCTCAGAGTAGACAGAACAGTAAGCAATGCACTTGACCTGGCTCGCTGGCTGGAGCAGCACGAAGCCGTAGAAAGTGTTAACTACCCCGGACTGGAGTCTAGCAAATATCATGAGCTAGCCAAGAAATATCTTAAGCGCGGTTTTGGTGGCGTGCTTACCTTCAAACTAAAAGGTGATCTGGAAAAAGCCAAGAAGTTTGTAAACAGCATGAAATTAGTGAGTCATCTGGCCAATGTAGGAGATGCTAAAACACTGATTATTCATCCTGCATCTACTACGCACTCTCAGCTTTCTGAGCATGAGCAGGCTCATTCTGGTGTACACCCTACCCAGTTGCGCGTATCAGTAGGTATAGAGCACATAGATGATATTAAAGCTGATTTTGAGCAGGCATTTAAACAAGTTTCTGAATCTGTATCGGTATAA
- the metX gene encoding homoserine O-acetyltransferase MetX, with the protein MYKEDFFHYTKTFELESGKTLPGFQLSYSTFGKLNEAKDNVIWVCHALTANSNFLDWWEGLFGKGRLYDPEKYFIICANILGSCYGSTGPLSINPDTKKPFYHSFPQLTNRDMVRAFDLLRQSLQIEQIHTLIGGSLGGQHALEWSIMEADRIKHLIQICSNAQHSPWGIAFNESQRMAIEQDPSWEKNEDTAGLQGLATARAIALLSYRHYNTYQNTQQEKGNGKLDNYRASSYQRYQGEKLVRRFNAYSYWILSKAMDSHHVGRGRGSVEEALAKVKAHALFVGVSTDVLFPLSEQQYLAEQIPQAHLAVIESDYGHDGFLIEIPSLSENITHFYEKARQEPAITNV; encoded by the coding sequence ATGTATAAAGAAGACTTTTTTCATTATACTAAAACTTTTGAGCTGGAGTCGGGCAAAACATTGCCTGGCTTTCAGCTATCTTATTCCACTTTTGGTAAACTGAATGAGGCTAAGGATAATGTGATCTGGGTTTGCCACGCGCTTACCGCAAATTCTAATTTTTTAGACTGGTGGGAAGGCTTATTCGGTAAAGGCAGGTTGTACGACCCTGAGAAGTATTTTATTATCTGTGCCAATATACTAGGCTCCTGTTATGGTTCAACAGGGCCATTGTCTATTAATCCTGATACCAAAAAGCCATTTTACCATAGTTTTCCTCAGCTGACCAATCGTGATATGGTCAGGGCTTTTGATCTCCTGCGCCAGTCTTTACAGATTGAGCAGATTCATACTCTTATTGGAGGCTCACTTGGGGGGCAGCATGCTTTGGAATGGTCTATCATGGAAGCTGATCGGATCAAACATCTGATACAGATATGCTCCAATGCCCAGCACTCACCCTGGGGCATAGCTTTTAACGAATCGCAACGTATGGCGATAGAGCAGGATCCTAGCTGGGAAAAAAATGAAGATACCGCCGGGTTACAGGGGCTAGCAACTGCCCGTGCGATAGCTCTATTATCTTATCGCCATTATAATACGTACCAAAACACCCAGCAGGAGAAAGGTAACGGAAAGTTAGATAACTATCGGGCTTCTTCTTATCAGCGCTACCAGGGAGAAAAGCTGGTAAGGCGCTTTAACGCTTACTCTTACTGGATTCTTTCAAAAGCTATGGATTCGCATCATGTGGGGCGTGGGCGCGGAAGTGTAGAGGAGGCTTTGGCCAAGGTTAAGGCTCATGCATTGTTCGTAGGCGTATCTACAGATGTGCTCTTTCCTCTAAGCGAACAGCAATATTTAGCAGAGCAAATTCCTCAAGCGCATCTTGCCGTTATAGAGTCGGACTATGGCCATGATGGTTTTCTTATTGAAATTCCCAGCCTCAGCGAAAATATTACCCACTTTTATGAGAAGGCCAGGCAGGAGCCCGCTATCACTAACGTATAG
- a CDS encoding LiaF transmembrane domain-containing protein yields the protein MSERKNRPDSKIIIGFIFVIVGAYLLLYNLNLLPFSLPSYVISWKTFLIALGLLLVGTRENKGGGVTLIIVGGVFLVADILDVTIGELISEIWLFWPAIFIIIGLTLLLRRSREKKTENEDEFRVNESNDDYLDVSAILGGNKRLAYSQHFKGARLTAILGGVDLNLINAELAPGRHEIEVFVLLGGATIIVPNNWNIKMDITPIAGGTDDNRTFPQRYIPNAEYELIIKGVVLFGGIDLNSA from the coding sequence ATGTCCGAAAGAAAGAACAGACCGGATAGTAAGATCATTATTGGTTTTATTTTCGTAATTGTAGGTGCTTACCTGCTTTTGTATAACCTCAACCTTCTTCCTTTTTCGCTGCCCAGCTATGTCATTTCCTGGAAGACATTTTTAATCGCTTTAGGCCTGCTGCTGGTAGGTACAAGAGAAAACAAAGGAGGGGGTGTTACCCTCATTATTGTGGGTGGCGTATTTTTGGTTGCAGATATTCTGGATGTCACTATTGGTGAGCTTATATCTGAGATATGGCTATTCTGGCCTGCCATCTTTATCATCATAGGCCTCACTCTTCTTCTTAGGCGATCCAGAGAAAAAAAAACTGAAAACGAAGACGAATTCCGGGTAAATGAATCTAATGATGATTACCTGGATGTATCTGCTATATTAGGTGGTAACAAGAGATTAGCTTATTCACAACATTTTAAAGGGGCAAGACTAACTGCTATTCTGGGTGGCGTAGACCTGAACCTAATCAATGCAGAACTAGCGCCAGGTCGTCATGAAATTGAAGTTTTTGTGTTGCTGGGAGGAGCGACCATCATTGTACCAAACAACTGGAATATTAAAATGGATATAACACCAATTGCCGGGGGCACTGATGATAACCGTACTTTTCCACAACGCTATATCCCCAATGCCGAGTATGAGCTCATTATTAAAGGAGTAGTGCTCTTTGGCGGTATAGACCTAAATAGCGCATAG
- a CDS encoding S-adenosylmethionine:tRNA ribosyltransferase-isomerase, translating into MTRESIQLEAYNYHLPEERIARFPLEKRDSAKLLHYQSGKINDKIFHELPELLPAHSQLFFNATKVIPARLFFQKPSTAQGSGAIIEVFLLNPLLPSSVIGEAMLAKKSCSWHCMIGNKKKWKSGLVLEKTLMVYHQEVVLSAHLEDTEQASVRFTWDAPEVSFVDIVEAAGKVPLPPYIKREATDEDKPRYQTVYSKQEGAVAAPTAGLHFTPEVLQKLADKGMGLDYLTLHVSAGTFQPIKEEDVRKHPMHSEQMVIGRKHVEKLLSPQGPVIAVGTTSMRTLESLYWFGSLLENNPEATFRVPKLVAYEEGAAKSLSLKASMENVLGYMEARQLEQLVGETEIFIFPGYKFRVCEGLVTNFHMPKSTLILLIATLVGEDWKRIYKHALQNNYRFLSYGDSSLLLPQK; encoded by the coding sequence ATGACGAGGGAATCTATACAACTGGAAGCATACAATTATCATTTACCGGAAGAGCGCATCGCCCGCTTTCCCTTAGAGAAGCGAGATAGTGCTAAGCTTTTGCATTACCAAAGTGGAAAAATTAATGATAAGATTTTTCATGAGCTTCCTGAATTGCTACCAGCACATAGTCAGCTGTTTTTTAATGCGACTAAAGTCATTCCTGCCCGGCTTTTTTTTCAGAAGCCCAGTACCGCACAGGGCAGTGGGGCTATCATTGAAGTTTTTCTTCTTAACCCCCTTCTGCCCAGTAGTGTAATCGGAGAGGCTATGTTAGCCAAGAAATCGTGTAGCTGGCATTGCATGATCGGAAATAAAAAGAAGTGGAAAAGTGGTTTGGTGCTTGAGAAGACACTTATGGTGTATCATCAAGAAGTGGTTTTGTCTGCTCATTTGGAGGACACAGAACAGGCAAGTGTTCGCTTTACGTGGGATGCTCCTGAAGTCAGCTTTGTTGATATTGTAGAGGCAGCAGGCAAGGTTCCATTACCTCCTTACATTAAAAGAGAGGCTACAGATGAAGACAAACCACGTTACCAAACGGTATACTCCAAACAAGAGGGCGCGGTAGCTGCGCCTACTGCCGGACTACATTTTACGCCTGAAGTGCTGCAAAAATTAGCCGACAAAGGTATGGGTTTAGATTACCTTACTCTGCATGTAAGTGCGGGTACTTTTCAACCTATCAAAGAGGAAGATGTACGAAAGCACCCAATGCACTCAGAACAGATGGTGATTGGCCGTAAGCATGTTGAGAAACTGCTGTCACCTCAGGGGCCGGTTATTGCCGTAGGCACAACTTCTATGCGTACTCTGGAAAGTCTGTATTGGTTTGGATCTTTACTGGAAAATAATCCGGAAGCTACTTTTAGGGTACCTAAACTGGTAGCCTATGAAGAAGGTGCTGCTAAAAGTTTAAGCTTAAAAGCCTCTATGGAGAATGTGCTTGGATATATGGAAGCCAGACAGTTAGAGCAGTTGGTAGGCGAAACAGAGATATTTATTTTTCCCGGCTACAAGTTCAGAGTTTGTGAGGGCCTGGTAACGAATTTTCATATGCCCAAGTCCACACTTATTTTGCTGATTGCTACCTTAGTGGGAGAGGATTGGAAGCGGATTTACAAGCACGCGCTACAAAATAACTACCGCTTCCTGAGTTATGGAGATTCGTCTCTTTTACTTCCACAGAAGTAA